From a single Silene latifolia isolate original U9 population chromosome 6, ASM4854445v1, whole genome shotgun sequence genomic region:
- the LOC141587948 gene encoding uncharacterized protein LOC141587948: MKLYHGQMNELARKFNVCRKTITELWNEAKKQRAAGIAINVNSKMKGKVCKARLLFDEQKFMNLALNERTTELSIAAAMGVPQSTVAKWVKMKLIRSHTSAIKPGLNDKNKLNRLLFCLKALHFDQLINKVLFNDQSNVIHLDEKWFYLTKKNERYYLTKSEALPHRTCQPKAFIPNVMFICAVGRPVYDINNEVIFDGKFGIFPLITKEPAKRNSKNRIAGTLETKPIDSITKLVIKDMLINIVLPAIKAKWPSTASKHIIIQHDNARPHIDNSDPDFRAAATADGWNIELKNQPPNSPDLNVLDLGFFRAIQSLQ; the protein is encoded by the coding sequence ATGAAACTTTATCATGGGCAGATGAATGAATTAGCAAGAAAATTCAATGTCTGTAGAAAAACTATCACGGAACTCTGGAATGAAGCAAAAAAACAGAGGGCTGCTGGTATTGCTATTAATGTTAATAGCAAAATGAAGGGGAAAGTATGCAAGGCCAGGTTACTCTTTGATGAACAAAAGTTCATGAACCTTGCATTGAATGAGAGGACAACTGAGCTAAGTATTGCTGCTGCAATGGGTGTGCCTCAATCAACAGTTGCTAAATGGGTTAAAATGAAGCTCATAAGAAGTCATACAAGTGCAATCAAACCAGGTTTGAATGATAAGAACAAGTTAAACAGGTTACTGTTTTGTCTCAAAGCTTTACATTTTGATCAGCTCATAAACAAAGTTTTATTCAATGATCAAAGTAATGTCATTCACTTAGATGAGAAATGGTTTTACTTAACCAAAAAAAACGAGAGGTACTACTTAACAAAGTCTGAAGCATTACCACACAGAACATGTCAGCCAAAGGCTTTTATACCTAATGTAATGTTTATTTGTGCTGTTGGGAGACCAGTTTATGATATCAACAATGAAGTCATATTTGATGGTAAATTTGGTATTTTTCCACTAATCACAAAGGAGCCAGCAAAGAGGAATTCAAAAAACAGGATTGCAGGTACACTAGAAACAAAACCCATAGACTCAATTACCAAATTGGTGATCAAAGACATGCTGATTAATATTGTGTTACCAGCAATCAAAGCTAAATGGCCATCAACAGCATCTAAGCACATTATCATTCAGCATGATAATGCAAGACCACATATAGATAACTCAGATCCTGATTTCAGAGCAGCTGCAACAGCAGATGGATGGAACATTGAGCTGAAAAATCAACCACCTAATTCACCAGACTTAAATGTCTTGGATTTAGGATTTTTCAGAGCAATTCAGTCCTTACAGTAA